In Desulfurellaceae bacterium, a single window of DNA contains:
- a CDS encoding LLM class flavin-dependent oxidoreductase has translation MQIGLSLNGDQVTLEETLQFARQAEARGFASIWVPEAWRDAFVPLTAIALQTSRIRLGTAIALALARSPVLMEKAAASLDELSHGRLTLGIGPGPKAWNENWHNVTFHPPAAYIREYTEVLRLMWSAHSGRRISYAGTYLNITDYERFGRPYRERVPIYFGAVMPRFLRAAGATADGLCVASFHTARYLREVVHPNLKAGRGSTDRKQEVVTTVICAVDPNGDAARQRVKGQLAFYASIPYYDVVLDLHAFGRDTTRIREAAQRGDSAGMIAGVSDEMVDQVAIAGTPQECREQLARHDGLVDELILTSPSFGLDRAEIVRNHQQLLAAFP, from the coding sequence ATGCAAATCGGGCTGAGTCTGAACGGCGATCAGGTCACGCTCGAAGAAACCCTCCAGTTTGCCCGCCAAGCCGAGGCCCGGGGCTTTGCCTCGATCTGGGTGCCGGAAGCCTGGCGGGACGCCTTCGTGCCCCTGACCGCCATCGCGCTGCAAACCAGCCGGATTCGCCTTGGCACCGCCATCGCTCTGGCCCTGGCGCGCAGCCCGGTCCTGATGGAAAAGGCGGCCGCGTCACTCGACGAGCTGTCCCACGGTCGCCTCACTCTCGGCATCGGCCCCGGCCCAAAGGCCTGGAACGAGAACTGGCACAATGTCACGTTTCACCCGCCGGCCGCCTACATCCGGGAATATACCGAGGTGTTGCGGCTGATGTGGTCGGCGCACTCGGGGAGGCGCATCAGCTACGCCGGCACCTATCTCAACATCACCGACTATGAGCGCTTCGGGCGGCCGTATCGGGAGCGCGTTCCGATCTACTTCGGGGCGGTCATGCCGCGCTTTCTGCGGGCCGCCGGGGCGACGGCCGACGGCTTGTGCGTGGCCTCTTTTCATACCGCTCGGTATCTGCGCGAAGTCGTCCACCCCAACCTCAAGGCCGGACGCGGCTCGACGGATCGCAAGCAGGAGGTTGTCACGACCGTCATCTGCGCGGTCGATCCCAACGGCGACGCGGCCAGACAGCGGGTCAAGGGCCAGCTGGCCTTTTACGCCAGCATTCCGTACTACGACGTGGTGCTCGACCTGCACGCCTTCGGTCGGGACACAACGCGTATCCGCGAGGCAGCCCAACGCGGCGACAGCGCCGGGATGATCGCCGGGGTGAGCGACGAGATGGTGGATCAGGTGGCTATTGCCGGGACCCCGCAGGAATGCCGCGAGCAGCTGGCCCGGCACGACGGGCTGGTCGATGAACTGATCCTCACCTCACCCTCGTTCGGCCTGGACCGGGCCGAGATTGTGCGCAATCACCAGCAGCTGCTGGCCGCCTTTCCCTGA
- a CDS encoding alpha/beta hydrolase: MEPRSRFIEADGVKLHVADWGGGGPEVLLVHANGFLGRVYRELIRHLEDAYHVYTLDLRGQGDSDKPALRDSHWQDMAGDLAAVIAALGLQDFYGVGHSGGAALLAGYAASHAGRVKGLALLEPVTFPHGSGWPTGPWSNRPCGGVRCGTRADSCLTPTGQKPPLPAGKKPSCGITSTTARPTCRTAPFGSSARSRSRPTSLPGLLLMSRVVCPAVVIRGEQTDPPLFAVAEKAARRLPQGSLVTVPGTSHFLPMEKPAEVARIIRQSFSRG; this comes from the coding sequence ATGGAGCCCCGCAGCCGATTTATTGAGGCGGACGGCGTCAAACTCCACGTCGCCGACTGGGGCGGCGGTGGGCCGGAGGTTCTGCTGGTGCACGCCAACGGCTTTCTGGGCCGGGTCTACCGGGAGCTGATCCGGCATCTGGAAGACGCTTACCACGTATACACCCTTGACTTGCGCGGTCAGGGCGACAGCGACAAGCCGGCTCTACGAGACTCTCATTGGCAAGACATGGCCGGGGACCTTGCGGCGGTGATTGCCGCCCTGGGGCTCCAGGATTTCTATGGCGTAGGCCATTCAGGCGGGGCGGCCCTGCTGGCCGGCTATGCGGCCAGCCATGCCGGCCGGGTGAAGGGGCTGGCCCTGCTTGAGCCGGTGACCTTTCCGCACGGGAGCGGGTGGCCAACCGGTCCCTGGTCGAACAGACCCTGCGGCGGCGTGAGGTGTGGGACTCGCGCCGACAGCTGTTTGACGCCTACCGGACAAAAGCCGCCTTTGCCGGCTGGCAAGAAGCCGTCTTGTGGGATTACGTCAACCACGGCACGACCGACCTGCCGGACGGCACCATTCGGCTCAAGTGCCCGGTCACGGTCGAGGCCCACGTCTTTGCCAGGGCTCCTGTTGATGAGCCGGGTCGTGTGTCCGGCCGTGGTCATCCGCGGCGAGCAGACAGACCCGCCCCTGTTCGCGGTGGCGGAAAAAGCCGCCCGGCGCTTGCCTCAGGGCAGCCTGGTCACTGTTCCGGGCACCAGCCATTTCCTGCCCATGGAAAAGCCGGCCGAGGTCGCCCGTATCATCCGCCAGTCTTTCAGCCGAGGCTGA
- a CDS encoding nuclear transport factor 2 family protein: MSAQEIEALTREFFDTFARNDLAATATMLSDDLEVIDHVPYRFDTKQEFVEFLQGAMAGIESGTFGCRQLSCRVFNDNGAVANMYDTFSGMGKNGKPLSTHGRTSLVFAKEGGQWKIVSCHFSPLPGH; this comes from the coding sequence ATGAGTGCCCAAGAGATCGAAGCCCTGACCAGAGAGTTCTTTGACACCTTCGCCCGCAATGATTTGGCCGCAACGGCGACCATGCTGTCCGACGACCTTGAGGTCATTGACCACGTGCCCTATCGGTTCGACACCAAGCAGGAATTTGTCGAGTTCCTGCAGGGCGCCATGGCCGGCATTGAGTCCGGCACCTTTGGCTGTCGTCAGCTGTCATGCCGGGTGTTCAATGACAACGGGGCGGTGGCCAACATGTACGACACCTTCTCGGGCATGGGCAAAAACGGCAAACCCCTGAGCACACACGGCCGCACCAGCCTGGTGTTTGCCAAAGAGGGCGGTCAGTGGAAGATCGTCAGCTGCCACTTCTCGCCGCTGCCTGGCCACTAA
- a CDS encoding nuclear transport factor 2 family protein, with product MSAEIEALTNEFFAAFGRNDPQAALDLLSDDLEVIDHVPYRFDNKQEFVEFLQGAMAGIESSTSAIRQLSCRVFNDSLAVANGYDTFSGVTKDGQAQNLNGRTTLVFAKEGGQWKIVSCHFSPLPTH from the coding sequence ATGAGTGCAGAAATCGAGGCCCTGACCAACGAATTTTTCGCCGCCTTTGGCAGAAACGATCCCCAGGCTGCGCTGGACCTGCTGTCCGACGACCTTGAGGTCATTGACCACGTACCCTACCGCTTCGATAACAAGCAGGAGTTTGTCGAGTTTCTCCAGGGTGCCATGGCCGGCATCGAGTCGAGTACGTCCGCCATACGTCAGCTGTCGTGCCGGGTGTTCAACGACAGCCTGGCCGTCGCCAACGGCTACGACACCTTCAGCGGGGTGACAAAAGACGGCCAGGCCCAGAACCTGAACGGCCGGACGACGCTGGTGTTTGCCAAAGAGGGCGGCCAGTGGAAGATCGTCAGCTGCCATTTTTCGCCGCTACCAACGCACTAG